A genomic region of Runella rosea contains the following coding sequences:
- a CDS encoding phosphatase domain-containing protein, producing MKKVILLRGLPASGKSTLARQLLDENKGMYKRLNKDELRAMLDNSEHSKHNEKFVERVRDLMLVEALRDGKHVIIDDTNLSDRPVERIRQVVEKYTKDTGEQVKIEIREMNTSLEESLARDEVREKKVGRDVILRMYKTHVLGDERGPHYQPQDTSLPPAVLCDLDGTLAILRNRSPYDAMSCELDDLNQPIAEIIKNYYTLGVKIILMSGREEKARTPTLNWLKYNNILYHALYMRATGDMRKDAVVKKELYEAHVKGQYFVQFVLDDRNQVVDLWRLELGLPCLQVNYGDF from the coding sequence ATGAAAAAAGTAATCTTACTACGCGGCTTGCCTGCGAGTGGAAAATCCACCCTCGCCCGACAACTGTTGGATGAAAATAAAGGCATGTACAAGCGGCTTAACAAAGACGAACTCCGTGCCATGCTCGACAACAGCGAGCATTCCAAACACAATGAGAAATTTGTAGAGCGAGTCCGTGATTTGATGTTGGTAGAAGCCCTACGTGATGGAAAACACGTCATTATTGATGATACTAATTTATCGGATCGTCCCGTGGAGCGGATTCGTCAGGTGGTGGAAAAATATACCAAAGACACTGGTGAGCAGGTGAAAATTGAGATTCGAGAAATGAATACTTCGCTGGAAGAAAGCTTGGCGCGGGATGAAGTGCGGGAGAAAAAAGTAGGCCGCGACGTGATTTTGCGCATGTACAAAACCCACGTGTTGGGCGATGAGCGCGGGCCGCATTATCAGCCCCAAGATACAAGTTTACCGCCTGCTGTTCTGTGTGATTTGGATGGTACGTTGGCTATTTTGAGAAACCGAAGCCCTTACGATGCTATGTCGTGCGAATTGGATGATCTCAACCAACCCATTGCTGAAATCATCAAAAATTATTACACTTTGGGCGTCAAAATTATTTTGATGTCGGGTCGAGAAGAGAAAGCACGAACGCCGACGCTCAATTGGTTGAAATACAACAATATCCTTTATCACGCGCTCTACATGCGTGCGACGGGAGATATGCGCAAAGATGCGGTTGTCAAAAAAGAGCTTTACGAAGCGCATGTAAAAGGGCAATATTTCGTGCAGTTCGTGCTCGATGACCGTAACCAAGTCGTGGATTTGTGGCGCTTGGAGCTGGGCTTGCCGTGTTTGCAGGTGAACTACGGGGATTTTTAA
- a CDS encoding T4 RnlA family RNA ligase, giving the protein MNISALQQLIAEDYIKVQKHPTAPLYIYNYTPKTQYDRVWNELTLACRGLILDEEYNIIARPFGKFFNLGEMENQAIPNESFEVFEKLDGSLGILYWYEDKPFIASRGSFTSEQAQAATKMLHTQYAHVIPHLDRAQTYLFEIIYPENRIVVDYGTERKLVLLAVIDTQTGIDIVETPHWQTENAGFDVIQRYDGLNDLHLLKTLEEDNKEGFVVRFRSGYRLKVKFEEYQRIHRIVTGVSNVSIWEYLKAGQDLAPILEKVPDEFYDWVKEIHAQLLAKFAEIEAICQADFRILETRKDTALYFQTCRYPAVLFKMFDQKPYDEIIWKQIRPTFQKPFTNYDV; this is encoded by the coding sequence GCAGAAGCACCCAACGGCACCGTTATACATCTACAACTATACCCCAAAAACCCAATACGACCGTGTCTGGAACGAACTGACACTGGCGTGTCGGGGCTTGATTTTAGATGAGGAATACAACATTATAGCACGTCCTTTTGGGAAGTTTTTCAACTTGGGCGAAATGGAAAATCAAGCCATTCCCAACGAGTCTTTTGAAGTCTTTGAAAAATTAGATGGTTCGTTAGGGATTTTGTATTGGTATGAGGATAAGCCGTTTATCGCTTCTCGTGGGTCGTTTACAAGCGAGCAGGCGCAGGCAGCTACTAAGATGTTACATACGCAATACGCCCACGTGATTCCGCATTTAGATCGGGCTCAAACGTATCTATTTGAAATCATTTATCCCGAAAACCGTATCGTAGTAGACTACGGAACCGAGCGAAAATTAGTACTTCTGGCCGTTATTGATACCCAAACGGGAATTGATATTGTAGAGACGCCGCATTGGCAGACCGAAAATGCAGGCTTTGACGTCATCCAACGCTACGACGGCCTGAATGATTTACATTTGCTGAAAACCTTGGAAGAGGACAACAAAGAAGGGTTTGTGGTACGGTTTCGGAGCGGCTATCGTTTGAAAGTTAAATTTGAAGAGTACCAACGCATCCACCGAATTGTGACGGGGGTGTCTAACGTAAGTATTTGGGAGTATCTGAAAGCGGGGCAGGATCTAGCGCCGATTCTGGAAAAAGTACCCGATGAATTTTATGATTGGGTTAAGGAAATCCACGCGCAGCTTTTAGCGAAATTTGCAGAAATTGAAGCGATTTGCCAAGCTGATTTTCGAATTTTAGAAACGCGTAAAGACACGGCACTGTATTTTCAGACCTGTCGTTATCCGGCGGTTTTGTTCAAAATGTTTGACCAAAAACCCTATGACGAAATTATCTGGAAACAAATTCGGCCAACTTTTCAGAAGCCGTTTACCAATTATGATGTGTAA